The genomic window AACGACGTCGCCAAGGTCAGCCCGACCATCGTCAACCAGCTCTACGCCGGCTTCGTCCCGGGCGGCAAGATCTACGACATGCTCAAGCAGACCGGCGGCCCGGTCTGGGGCCCGCACGCCTACGGCGACCTGGTCGACGGCTCGGTGCCGCAGCCCATCGACATCGTGATCCTGAACTTTGACAACAACGCCACGCCGTTCGGAATGGTCGGCTACTTCTTTGCGCGCAACGCGATCAAGATGGACCCGAGCACGAACCCGTACAGCAACGAGTCGGTGTCGCTGTACCTGGATTCGGAGACGCTGTATCGCGGCGGCGCAGACGGCATGCAGTCCATGCTGCTGACGATGGCGCATGAAGGCATGCACATGCAGAACTTCTATCGCCGCGCGGTGGTGAAGGGCCCGTTGTATGCCTTCGATACCTGGCTGGAAGAAGCCAGCGCGATGATGATGGAGGATTTCGCGAGCCAGTCGATCGATCCGACGTACAACGCCATCCGCGACGTGCGCTTCCCGAACTACGTAGGCTACAAGGCGGGTTCGTACAACTGCAGCCTGCTGACCTGGGATGCCTTTGGTCCGTCGTGCGACAGCTATTCGGTGTCGGGCTCGCTCGGCGGCTTCCTGGATCGCCAGCTCGGCCTGGGCTTCTACAAGCACCTGCTGTCCAACGTGAGCAGCACCGATTCGGTGGCGGTGCTCGATGCGTCGATCCGGGCGACCGTGCCGACGTCGAGCCTGGGCGAGCAACTGCGCCGCTTCGCCGCGACGTCGGGGGCGCTGATGAAGTCCCCGAGCCCCACCGGCTTTGGCTTCCCGGCGCGTGCCGAAGGTGGCTTCACGCTGCCGGTCATCGACCCGCAACTGTACCTGCCGCTGCGCACGCTGACGCAGTCGGTGCCGGCCACGCTGCAGCCGTACGCCAGCCTGCCGGTGGTGCGCAAGGCCGTGTCGGGTACCTATAGCGAGACGGTCAAGGTGCCGGCACAATCGACGCTGTCGGTCGTGATCCAGTAAGGCAAACGGGGCGGCGCAATCCGCCCCGTCTTTTCGTCAGACACCATGCAGAGATTCGCACTATCGGGCCTCATCGCCCTGACGCTCGCGGCGTGTGCCGCGGCAACGACGCCGCAGGGCCAGACAGCCCTCGTCGGCGAAATCCGTATCAAGGGCAACGAGCCGTTCCCGACGGTCATGCTGGAGACGCCCGCACACGACAGTTGGGAACTCGTCGGCGTGCCGCTGGCTGACGCCCGCGCGCTGACCGGCCGGCAAGTGACCGTGCACGGCACCGTAATCCGGGCGCCCGGGCCGGGCGTGTGGCTGCCGTCGATGCGGGTGACGGGAAAGCCGGAGGTTGTTCGTTAGGGCCAAAGCGTCCGGCGCGGCGCCGCATTCGCGACCCGCACTCCCCAACCCACCCCTACCCCCCGCGATCCGTACGCGGCACATACGGGATTTTCTCTTCCTCGTAGAGCCGGTAGATCAGTTCCAGCATTTCCTTGATGTCGCGCGATTCGTCCATCGCGCGCATGCTCATGATGATGGGCGACGTGAGCGTGGGGTCGTCCAGTTCCATGTAGCTCACGTCATCGCGCTTCAGGCCGTATACGCTGCTTGGCACCACCGAGATGCCTTCGCCGGCCGCCACCAGTCCCAGCGCGATCTGCAGTTCGCGCACTTCGTAGATGCGGCGCGGGGTCAGCGCGCGTTCCTGGAACGCCGACAGGACCTGGTCGGCGTAGCTGGGGCGGGGCGCCTTGGGGAAGACGATCAGCGTCTCGTGGATCAGGTCGCGCAGCGACAGTACCGGCTTTGCCGTGGACAGCGGATGGCCGATGGGCAGCGCGACGATCATCTTTTCCTCGCGCAGGATCACGCGGCGGATGTTGGCGTCCTCGTGGCGGATGCGCCCGAAGCCCACGTCGATGCGGCCGTCCTTGAGCGCGCGGATCTGGTCCATCGTCGACATCTCGTGCAGGCTCAGTTCGACCGACTTGTTCTCGTCGCGGAACCGCCGGATGATCTTGGGCAGCATGCCGTAGAGCGTGGAGCCGACAAAGCCGACCGACAGGCTGCGCTCGATATTGCCCACGCGCCGCGTCATCGATTCCAGTTCGCTGGTCTGCGCCAGCAGGTGCACCGCGTGGGAGTAAAAGAATTTGCCGGTCTCGGTCAGCTTGAGCGGCCGGGCGTTGCGCTCGAACAGTTGCACGCCCAGTTCTTCCTCCAGTTGCTGGATCTGGCGGCTCAGTGGCGGCTGCGCAATATGCAGCCGCTGGGCCGCGCGCGTGAAGTTGCGTTCTTCCGCGACGGCCACGAAATAGCGCAGGTGACGCAACTCCATACAATACCTCCAGGATATAGCCCGATACTAAAACGGTGTTGGACTGGCTGGTTTGCCGCCTCTATTCTGCTTTCAACCCCGGTTTTCGGGGCGCGATTATACCTTCCAAGTTGATTCAGACCGACCTGGGATGAGGGTTAACCCCACGAAAATGACAGAGCGTTAGGAGCAGACATGAGTGCCAAGGTGTTCGACACGAAAGAAGTTCAGGACCTGCTGAAGGCCGCCGCCAACCTGGGCAATGACGCCGGCAGCGCGCGCACCAAGCAGATTGCTCACCGTCTGCTGAGCGACCTCTTCAAGGCCATCGACGACCTCGACATGACGCCCGACGAAATCTGGGCCGGCGTGCATTACTTCAACAAGCTCGGCCAGGACGGCGAAGCGGCGCTGCTGGCCGCCGGGGTGGGGCTGGAGAAGTATCTCGACATCCGCATGGACGCCGCCGACCGCGAGGCCAACATCCACGGCGGCACGCCGCGCACGATCGAAGGCCCGCTCTACGTCGCCGGCGCGCCGGTGCGCGACGGCGTCTCACGGATCGATATCAACCCCGACGCCGATGCCGGCCCGCTGGTCATCCGCGGCACGGTCACGGGGCTGGACGGCAAGCCGGTGGCCGGCGCGGTGGTGGAGTGCTGGCACGCCAACTCCAAGGGCTTCTACTCGCACTTCGACCCGACTGGCGCGCAGGACGACTTCAACCTGCGCGGCGCCGTGAAGACCGGTGCCGACGGCCAGTACGAGTTCCGCACGCTGATGCCGGTGGGCTATGGCTGCCCGCCGCAGGGCGCCACGCAGCAACTGCTCGACGCACTGGGCCGCCACGGCAACCGTCCCGCGCACGTGCACTTCTTCGTTACCAGCGACAAGACGCGCAAGCTGACCACGCAAATCAACATCGAAGGCGACCCGCTGATCTGGGACGACTTTGCCTACGCCACGCGCGAGGAACTGGTGCCGCACGTGGTGGAAAAGACCGGTGGCACCGCGCTGGGCCTGAAGGCCGACGCGTACAAGGAAATCCGGTTCGATATCGCGCTGACGCCGCTGGTGCAAGGCCAGGACAACCAGCGCGTGAACCGTCCGCGCGCTGCCGCGACCACCGCCGCCGTGGCCGCCTGAGCCCACCCGGCGCCGTACCCGCGGCCTGACTGCCAGGCCGCCCTCCTTCCTCGCAAACCACATGGACCGATGCCATGGGCGCCACGCCCGCCGGCATCGGGGAGACGACTCATGCCCGCAAACCTCGACAAGGCACAACAGCTCGACGACCTGCTGCGCAACGCGGTCCAGGACGACCCGGAGAACGGCGTCTTCCGCTGCCGCCGCGACATCTTCACCAACGCCGACCTGTACGAGCTCGAAATGAAGCACATCTTCGAGCGCAACTGGGTCTACCTGGCGCACGAAAGCCAGGTGCCGAACAACAACGACTACTACACCACGTGGATCGGCCGCCAGCCGATCGTCATCACGCGCGACAAGACCGGCGCCCTGCACGCCGTGATCAACGCCTGCGCGCACAAGGGCGCGATGCTGTGCCGCCGCAAGCATGGCAACAAGGGCAGCTTCACGTGCCCGTTCCACGGCTGGACGTTTTCCAACGCCGGCAAGCTGCTGAAGGTGAAGGACGAGAAGACCACCGAGTATCCGGTGCAGTTCAACCAGCACGGCTCGCATGACCTGCGCAAGGTGGCGCGCTTCGAGAACTACCGTGGCTTCCTGTTTGGCAGCCTCAGCGACGACGTGATGCCGCTGGAAGACTACCTGGGCGAGACGCGCGTCATCATCGACCAGATCGTGGCGCAGGCGCCCGAGGGGCTGGAAGTGCTGCGCGGCAATTCGTCCTACATCTACGACGGCAACTGGAAGATGCAGATGGAAAACGGCTGCGACGGCTACCACGTCAGCACCGTGCACTGGAACTATGCCGCGACGATGGGCCGCCGCAAGGTGGAAGGCACCAAGGCCGTCGACGCCA from Cupriavidus pauculus includes these protein-coding regions:
- a CDS encoding M30 family zinc metallopeptidase; the encoded protein is MQRTQRPLSFPGSLALALLTSAVLAACGGGGDGGEAATQTSATTATTAPGTPVTATPAEPVTATPTEPVAKPVSVVTPACSGCAAVDANTYAGSGVGVWQNPNATAAAVDMPISIAGLTGQDVTLVFTNQTGVPQTMPTIALTSSYMPTIAASAIQWDNGVNATKRRIADFNRDGWVALAGPRGTAPNRSSFGASSPLRAAGYVVGSPRNFYHEDNSSRSTTLVRTDTTSDGTVVNFWVEDSENDVAKVSPTIVNQLYAGFVPGGKIYDMLKQTGGPVWGPHAYGDLVDGSVPQPIDIVILNFDNNATPFGMVGYFFARNAIKMDPSTNPYSNESVSLYLDSETLYRGGADGMQSMLLTMAHEGMHMQNFYRRAVVKGPLYAFDTWLEEASAMMMEDFASQSIDPTYNAIRDVRFPNYVGYKAGSYNCSLLTWDAFGPSCDSYSVSGSLGGFLDRQLGLGFYKHLLSNVSSTDSVAVLDASIRATVPTSSLGEQLRRFAATSGALMKSPSPTGFGFPARAEGGFTLPVIDPQLYLPLRTLTQSVPATLQPYASLPVVRKAVSGTYSETVKVPAQSTLSVVIQ
- a CDS encoding LysR family transcriptional regulator — translated: MELRHLRYFVAVAEERNFTRAAQRLHIAQPPLSRQIQQLEEELGVQLFERNARPLKLTETGKFFYSHAVHLLAQTSELESMTRRVGNIERSLSVGFVGSTLYGMLPKIIRRFRDENKSVELSLHEMSTMDQIRALKDGRIDVGFGRIRHEDANIRRVILREEKMIVALPIGHPLSTAKPVLSLRDLIHETLIVFPKAPRPSYADQVLSAFQERALTPRRIYEVRELQIALGLVAAGEGISVVPSSVYGLKRDDVSYMELDDPTLTSPIIMSMRAMDESRDIKEMLELIYRLYEEEKIPYVPRTDRGG
- a CDS encoding Rieske 2Fe-2S domain-containing protein produces the protein MPANLDKAQQLDDLLRNAVQDDPENGVFRCRRDIFTNADLYELEMKHIFERNWVYLAHESQVPNNNDYYTTWIGRQPIVITRDKTGALHAVINACAHKGAMLCRRKHGNKGSFTCPFHGWTFSNAGKLLKVKDEKTTEYPVQFNQHGSHDLRKVARFENYRGFLFGSLSDDVMPLEDYLGETRVIIDQIVAQAPEGLEVLRGNSSYIYDGNWKMQMENGCDGYHVSTVHWNYAATMGRRKVEGTKAVDANGWSRSTAGVYGFEHGHILLWTRTMNPEVRPVYQHRDEIAARVGPEQANYIVNQTRNLCLYPNVFLMDQFSTQIRVVRPISVDKTEVSIFCFAPKGESAESRAIRIRQYEDFFNVSGMGTSDDLEEFRACQAGYAGSTSMWNDMSRGAPLWIHGPDANAQGMGLKPVISGERSEDEGLFVVQHEYWRQVMRDALRKEQAEALA
- the catA gene encoding catechol 1,2-dioxygenase, coding for MSAKVFDTKEVQDLLKAAANLGNDAGSARTKQIAHRLLSDLFKAIDDLDMTPDEIWAGVHYFNKLGQDGEAALLAAGVGLEKYLDIRMDAADREANIHGGTPRTIEGPLYVAGAPVRDGVSRIDINPDADAGPLVIRGTVTGLDGKPVAGAVVECWHANSKGFYSHFDPTGAQDDFNLRGAVKTGADGQYEFRTLMPVGYGCPPQGATQQLLDALGRHGNRPAHVHFFVTSDKTRKLTTQINIEGDPLIWDDFAYATREELVPHVVEKTGGTALGLKADAYKEIRFDIALTPLVQGQDNQRVNRPRAAATTAAVAA